A genomic region of Herbaspirillum sp. DW155 contains the following coding sequences:
- the ugpC gene encoding sn-glycerol-3-phosphate ABC transporter ATP-binding protein UgpC — MADIHCQGLSKHYAGGPPVLHPLDLRIGDGEFVVLLGPSGCGKSTMLRMIAGLEEISGGTLSIGGKVVNALPARERNVAMVFQNYALYPHMNVYDNIAFGLRRLKRPADEIDRRVREVAAMLNLDALLERKPRAMSGGQQQRAAIARAIIKTPSVFLFDEPLSNLDAKLRAQLRGDIKRLHQRLRTTTVYVTHDQLEAMTLADRVILMHGGQIVQAGTPAELYRYPRTLFAAGFIGTPAMNFLSGVIERDGDTVAVRCEQQRWTLQGARFSRLTQAMAVKLAVRPDYVRIAGADEQQARSLTCPVSVELVEILGADALLTTRCGAQTLTALVSAQQLPQVGQRLHLAFDQQELHVFDVESGENLSLPEAALAASGHDDGPHGKETKHESGSGAGPYPPGRIVQGLGA; from the coding sequence ATGGCCGACATCCACTGCCAGGGCTTGTCCAAGCATTACGCCGGTGGCCCGCCGGTCTTGCATCCGCTGGACCTGAGGATAGGTGACGGCGAATTCGTGGTCCTGCTCGGCCCCTCCGGCTGCGGCAAATCGACCATGCTGCGCATGATCGCCGGGCTGGAAGAGATCAGCGGCGGCACCCTCTCCATCGGCGGCAAGGTGGTCAATGCGCTACCGGCACGGGAGCGCAACGTGGCCATGGTGTTCCAGAACTATGCGCTCTATCCGCACATGAACGTGTATGACAATATCGCCTTCGGACTGCGACGCCTGAAGCGCCCGGCCGACGAGATCGACCGCCGCGTGCGGGAAGTGGCGGCCATGTTGAATCTCGATGCCCTGCTGGAGCGCAAGCCGCGCGCCATGTCCGGTGGCCAGCAGCAGCGCGCGGCGATTGCGCGCGCCATCATCAAGACGCCCTCGGTATTCCTCTTCGATGAGCCGCTCTCCAACCTCGACGCCAAGCTGCGCGCGCAATTGCGCGGCGACATCAAGCGCCTGCACCAGCGCCTGCGCACCACCACCGTCTACGTCACGCATGACCAGCTGGAAGCCATGACCCTGGCCGACCGCGTGATCCTCATGCATGGCGGCCAGATCGTGCAGGCCGGTACGCCGGCCGAACTCTACCGTTATCCGCGTACGCTCTTTGCGGCGGGCTTCATCGGCACGCCGGCCATGAACTTCCTCTCCGGTGTGATCGAACGCGATGGCGATACGGTAGCCGTGCGCTGCGAACAGCAGCGCTGGACCCTGCAGGGTGCAAGGTTTTCACGCCTGACGCAGGCAATGGCGGTAAAGTTGGCGGTGCGTCCTGATTACGTCCGCATCGCGGGCGCGGACGAACAGCAAGCGCGCAGCCTGACCTGCCCGGTCAGCGTGGAACTGGTGGAGATCCTGGGCGCCGATGCGTTATTGACCACCCGCTGCGGCGCGCAGACGCTGACCGCCCTGGTGAGCGCGCAGCAACTGCCGCAAGTGGGCCAACGCCTGCATCTGGCCTTCGATCAGCAAGAGCTGCACGTGTTCGATGTAGAAAGCGGAGAGAACCTGTCGCTGCCCGAGGCTGCCCTGGCGGCCAGCGGACATGACGACGGCCCGCATGGCAAGGAGACAAAGCATGAGTCCGGATCTGGAGCTGGTCCATACCCGCCAGGACGAATCGTTCAGGGCCTGGGTGCATGA
- a CDS encoding AraC family transcriptional regulator — protein sequence MSPDLELVHTRQDESFRAWVHDYPHTVAKWHFHPEYEVHVITASGGKFFVGDFIGDFGPGNLVLTGPNLPHNWISNLAAGEHVGARDLVLQFSRSFADRMLGAIAELSPLQDLLEGAARGLQFPDALGRAIIPLMQDLAQASGARRVVLMMTVLEQLASCRERKPLAGPGYDLDAQRHMSSTINQVLSCIRQNLGGNLRESDVAELAGMSVSGFTRFFKRHTGCTFIQYQNGLRLNEACELLMCTDLSVTEVCYRVGFNNLSNFNRQFLAYKGMPPSRFRALHRLNDEVSAVA from the coding sequence ATGAGTCCGGATCTGGAGCTGGTCCATACCCGCCAGGACGAATCGTTCAGGGCCTGGGTGCATGACTACCCGCACACGGTGGCCAAGTGGCATTTCCATCCCGAATACGAAGTCCACGTCATCACCGCTTCCGGCGGCAAGTTCTTCGTGGGCGACTTCATCGGCGACTTCGGTCCCGGCAACCTGGTGCTGACCGGGCCCAATCTGCCGCACAACTGGATCAGCAATCTCGCCGCTGGTGAGCATGTGGGCGCACGCGATCTGGTGCTGCAATTCTCGCGCTCCTTCGCCGACCGCATGCTGGGCGCCATTGCCGAACTCTCGCCCTTGCAGGATCTGCTGGAGGGCGCCGCGCGCGGACTGCAGTTTCCCGATGCGCTGGGGCGAGCCATCATCCCGCTCATGCAGGATCTGGCACAGGCCAGCGGTGCGCGCCGCGTGGTGCTGATGATGACCGTGCTGGAACAGCTGGCCTCCTGCCGCGAACGCAAGCCGCTGGCCGGACCGGGCTACGACCTGGATGCGCAGCGCCACATGTCGTCGACCATCAACCAGGTACTCTCCTGCATCCGCCAGAACCTGGGCGGCAACCTGCGCGAGAGCGACGTGGCCGAACTGGCCGGCATGAGCGTGAGCGGCTTCACGCGTTTCTTCAAGCGGCATACGGGCTGCACCTTCATCCAGTACCAGAACGGACTGCGGCTCAACGAAGCCTGCGAATTGCTGATGTGTACCGACCTGAGCGTGACGGAAGTGTGCTACCGCGTCGGCTTCAACAATCTCTCCAATTTCAACCGCCAGTTCCTGGCTTACAAGGGCATGCCGCCCTCGCGCTTTCGTGCGCTGCACCGGCTCAATGACGAAGTTAGTGCGGTCGCGTAA
- the xylB gene encoding xylulokinase codes for MSYLGIDLGTSEVKLVLTDDDSRVIASSGARLRVDHPHPLWSEQAPQAWWNATLDAIAALRAETPQAFQALRGIGISGQMHGATLLDRNGNVLRPAILWNDMRAHAECVELEALVPDAALITGNRAMPGFTAPKLLWLSKYEPAVYRAIDKVLLPKDFLGWKLTGEFVSEMSDAAGTLWLDVARRDWSDRMLAATGLDRSHMPRLVEGSAVAGHLRDELRREWGISGPVVVAGGAGDNAASAVGIGVIQAGDAFLSLGSSGVLFAATARHAPNPQQGVHAFCHCLPGQWHQMSVILSAAASLHWLAGVTARPVAELVAGAEQLTATQQAQAPLFLPYLNGERTPHNDAAAKGVLFGMTPAHEPAHLAYAVMEGVAFAMADGYAALQAAGTVLESAAFVGGGSRSAFWGELCATALGIALRRHAGAEVGAAMGAARLARLAQSGEDAGRVCVAPEVLEWYRPDMGRQPQLHRRLAQYRRLYRCLADEFMAFSQA; via the coding sequence TTGAGCTATCTCGGCATCGACCTCGGCACTTCCGAAGTCAAGCTCGTCCTCACCGACGACGACTCCCGCGTCATCGCCAGCAGCGGCGCCCGGCTGCGCGTGGACCATCCGCATCCGCTGTGGTCCGAGCAGGCACCGCAGGCCTGGTGGAATGCCACGCTGGACGCCATCGCCGCCCTGCGCGCCGAGACCCCGCAAGCCTTTCAGGCGCTGCGCGGCATCGGCATCTCCGGCCAGATGCATGGCGCCACCCTGCTGGACCGCAACGGCAACGTATTGCGCCCGGCCATCCTGTGGAATGACATGCGCGCCCACGCCGAATGCGTGGAACTGGAAGCGCTGGTGCCGGACGCTGCCCTCATCACCGGCAACCGGGCCATGCCCGGTTTTACGGCGCCCAAGCTGCTGTGGCTGTCGAAGTATGAACCGGCCGTCTATCGCGCCATCGACAAGGTATTGCTGCCCAAGGATTTCCTGGGCTGGAAGCTGACCGGCGAATTTGTCTCCGAGATGTCGGATGCGGCCGGCACGCTCTGGCTGGACGTAGCGCGACGCGACTGGTCCGACCGGATGCTGGCGGCTACCGGACTGGATCGCAGCCATATGCCGCGCCTGGTCGAAGGCAGCGCGGTGGCCGGCCATCTGCGCGACGAACTGCGCCGTGAATGGGGCATCAGCGGACCGGTGGTGGTGGCCGGCGGTGCAGGCGACAATGCGGCCAGCGCAGTGGGCATCGGTGTGATCCAGGCTGGCGATGCTTTCCTGTCGCTGGGCAGTTCGGGCGTCTTGTTCGCCGCTACGGCGCGGCATGCGCCCAATCCGCAGCAGGGCGTGCATGCGTTCTGCCACTGCCTGCCGGGGCAATGGCATCAGATGAGCGTGATCCTGTCGGCAGCGGCCAGCCTGCATTGGCTCGCTGGCGTGACGGCGCGGCCGGTGGCCGAACTGGTGGCGGGTGCGGAGCAGCTGACGGCCACGCAGCAGGCCCAGGCGCCTTTGTTCCTCCCTTATCTGAATGGCGAGCGCACGCCGCACAACGACGCGGCGGCCAAGGGAGTGCTGTTTGGCATGACGCCTGCACATGAGCCTGCGCATCTGGCTTATGCGGTGATGGAGGGCGTGGCCTTTGCGATGGCCGATGGCTATGCAGCCTTGCAGGCGGCTGGTACGGTGCTGGAGAGTGCGGCCTTCGTCGGCGGCGGGTCGCGTAGTGCGTTCTGGGGAGAGCTGTGTGCGACGGCCCTGGGTATTGCGCTGCGGCGGCATGCGGGAGCGGAAGTGGGGGCGGCAATGGGAGCGGCCAGGTTGGCGAGGTTGGCGCAGTCGGGGGAGGATGCGGGGCGCGTGTGCGTGGCGCCCGAGGTGCTGGAATGGTATCGGCCCGACATGGGAAGGCAGCCACAACTTCATCGCAGGCTGGCACAATACCGGCGCCTCTATCGCTGTCTTGCGGACGAATTCATGGCCTTCTCGCAGGCCTGA
- the tssI gene encoding type VI secretion system tip protein TssI/VgrG gives MHSSTTRWDRLTRQRQHNRILQLSFVNDDAPDAELLINRLDASEALSRDYAYTLELLSNDACIALEAVMGKLLCVALVRPDGTLRHFTGYVERFAFLRSDGGIAFYEARLVPWLAFLASRRNNRVFHHLSLEGLSAEIFSAYPSHARWDCQLRHGDAVRTEMFQFDESDSNLLHRRWEDAGWHYHYEHQADGHQLRLSDDSTYAQAIDGPGQVPFQQHGGAIEEDGMAQWSMVRQFQPASTRLSSYDFKTTRPQQVDIPTLNQQGAVLPVEHYEYAGAYGFSHLDDGDRQSRLRMEEFEASAQLFEGVGNCRFLQPGRTFHLTGHFSDQPRPGADSAARHQQQEFLIISVEHSATNNYLQDSETPPFYANRVRCVRKPVPWRPGRGYYSRPTALHGMQTATVVGPSGENVHVDEYGRVKVQFHWDLLGHNDEHSTAWMRVASSWAGAEQGLIAVPRIGQLVIVQWLGGHPDRPIITGSVVNQLNMPPWTLPSQAALSGLRSRELAPKAGNTPGGRSGHVLFDDTHEAIQTQVRSDAFDSQLALGHVTRIEHHGGRQDARGEGFELRTDAHGVVRAAQGLVLTSEPRPKARGHVTDLGETVGRLAQAQGTVASLSKLAQEHQAQDKDADQHDAAQAIQAQNAAIKGDGAAQNGRFPELAEPHLVLSSPSGIEASSGASTHLASAEHAALTAGSHVSVTAGKSFFASAAEKLSLLAYRLGAKLIAASGRVEIQAQNDGMEILAQKVVDIISTRDWINLKAKKGIRLNGGGSELVIAEGITGFTQGAHHVHAADHQTLGPQAKPAEFPGAQLCPSRASGAAQSGSASVALS, from the coding sequence ATGCATTCCAGTACCACCCGCTGGGACCGCCTCACCCGGCAGCGCCAGCACAACCGCATCCTGCAACTCTCCTTCGTCAATGACGACGCTCCCGACGCCGAACTGCTGATCAATCGACTTGATGCTAGCGAGGCCTTGAGCCGTGATTACGCCTATACGCTGGAACTGCTCAGCAATGATGCCTGTATTGCGCTGGAGGCGGTCATGGGCAAGCTGCTGTGCGTGGCACTGGTCCGCCCGGACGGCACGCTGCGCCATTTCACCGGCTACGTAGAGCGCTTTGCGTTCCTGCGCAGCGATGGCGGTATCGCCTTCTACGAGGCGCGACTGGTGCCTTGGCTGGCCTTCCTGGCATCACGCAGGAACAATCGCGTCTTCCATCATCTGAGCCTGGAAGGCCTGAGCGCAGAGATCTTCAGCGCCTACCCCTCGCATGCACGATGGGACTGCCAGCTGCGGCACGGTGATGCGGTACGCACAGAAATGTTCCAGTTCGACGAGAGCGACAGCAACCTGCTGCATCGCCGCTGGGAAGACGCCGGCTGGCATTACCACTACGAACACCAGGCAGACGGCCATCAGCTGAGACTGTCGGATGATTCGACCTATGCCCAAGCCATCGACGGTCCTGGACAAGTCCCCTTCCAGCAACACGGTGGCGCCATCGAGGAAGACGGCATGGCGCAGTGGTCGATGGTGCGCCAGTTCCAGCCTGCCAGCACGCGGCTCTCCAGCTATGACTTCAAGACGACACGACCACAGCAGGTAGATATACCGACATTGAACCAGCAGGGCGCGGTACTGCCGGTGGAGCATTACGAATATGCGGGGGCCTATGGTTTTTCCCATCTCGACGACGGCGACCGGCAAAGCCGGCTGCGCATGGAGGAGTTCGAGGCATCGGCCCAGCTATTCGAGGGCGTGGGCAATTGCCGCTTTCTCCAGCCAGGGCGGACCTTTCATCTGACTGGTCATTTTTCGGACCAGCCCCGCCCGGGCGCCGACAGCGCCGCGCGCCACCAGCAGCAAGAATTCCTGATCATTAGCGTGGAACACAGCGCAACCAACAATTATCTGCAGGACTCGGAAACGCCGCCCTTCTATGCCAACCGCGTGCGCTGCGTGCGCAAGCCCGTCCCCTGGCGACCAGGCCGTGGCTACTACAGCCGGCCGACGGCCTTGCACGGCATGCAGACCGCCACCGTCGTCGGCCCTTCCGGTGAGAACGTGCACGTGGATGAATATGGCAGGGTCAAGGTGCAGTTCCACTGGGACCTGCTGGGCCACAATGATGAACACAGCACGGCATGGATGCGGGTAGCCAGCAGCTGGGCCGGTGCAGAACAGGGACTGATAGCCGTGCCACGCATCGGGCAACTGGTGATCGTGCAATGGCTGGGCGGTCATCCAGATCGGCCCATCATCACCGGCTCGGTGGTGAACCAGCTCAACATGCCGCCCTGGACCCTGCCTTCGCAGGCAGCCTTGTCCGGGCTGCGCAGCCGCGAACTGGCGCCCAAGGCGGGCAATACGCCGGGCGGACGGTCCGGCCATGTGCTCTTCGACGACACCCATGAGGCCATCCAGACTCAGGTGCGCAGCGATGCCTTCGACAGCCAGCTCGCGCTGGGGCACGTAACCCGTATCGAACATCATGGCGGACGCCAGGATGCCCGGGGCGAAGGTTTCGAGTTGCGCACCGACGCCCACGGCGTGGTGCGTGCCGCACAGGGCCTGGTGCTCACCAGCGAACCACGGCCCAAGGCGCGCGGACACGTCACCGACCTGGGCGAGACCGTGGGCCGACTGGCGCAGGCACAAGGCACCGTGGCAAGCCTGAGCAAACTGGCCCAGGAGCATCAGGCGCAGGACAAGGATGCGGATCAGCACGATGCCGCACAGGCCATCCAGGCACAGAACGCGGCCATCAAGGGGGATGGCGCTGCCCAGAACGGCCGCTTCCCTGAGCTGGCCGAACCGCATCTGGTCCTCTCCAGCCCGAGCGGTATCGAAGCCAGTTCCGGCGCCTCTACTCATCTGGCCAGTGCCGAACATGCGGCCCTGACCGCCGGCAGCCACGTCTCCGTCACTGCTGGCAAATCCTTCTTTGCCAGCGCCGCAGAGAAACTCTCGCTGCTGGCCTATCGCCTGGGCGCCAAGCTGATCGCCGCCAGCGGCCGGGTGGAGATTCAGGCACAGAACGATGGCATGGAAATCCTCGCGCAGAAGGTGGTGGACATCATCAGCACCCGCGACTGGATCAATCTCAAGGCCAAGAAAGGTATCCGCCTCAACGGCGGCGGCAGCGAACTGGTGATCGCGGAGGGCATCACCGGCTTCACGCAGGGGGCGCATCACGTCCACGCCGCCGATCACCAGACCTTGGGGCCGCAGGCCAAGCCCGCCGAGTTCCCCGGGGCACAGCTATGTCCTTCGCGTGCCAGTGGTGCGGCGCAGTCTGGCAGCGCCAGTGTTGCGCTGTCCTGA
- a CDS encoding DUF4123 domain-containing protein — MQKSPPILCAWLESAADPERLVRGLTRFLIGPGVDGRQVYWRYYDPRVLALTLQLFSGEQTRALMGPVTQWRFPWNGHWWGVTGPGEEVDLLGGSQPAWPDASQWHSLAHCDVLDKVLRQLPESLAACTPPEILLYLRRGDSALMHARQVLKLTVPGELMGYALLCLRYGSAILDHPPLHGAWPALASGELSWNALLQRLGPDDYRQMDALCHLMSPTTGAAQ, encoded by the coding sequence ATGCAGAAGAGCCCCCCCATCCTGTGTGCCTGGCTGGAGAGCGCCGCGGATCCCGAGCGCCTCGTGCGCGGCCTCACACGCTTCTTGATCGGACCCGGCGTGGACGGCCGTCAGGTCTACTGGCGCTATTACGACCCACGCGTGCTGGCATTGACCCTGCAGTTGTTCTCTGGCGAGCAAACCCGCGCCCTAATGGGGCCGGTCACGCAGTGGCGCTTTCCCTGGAATGGCCACTGGTGGGGCGTCACCGGTCCGGGCGAGGAGGTTGATTTGCTGGGCGGCAGTCAGCCGGCCTGGCCCGACGCCAGCCAGTGGCACAGCCTGGCGCACTGCGATGTGCTCGACAAGGTTCTGCGGCAGCTGCCGGAGAGCCTGGCCGCCTGCACGCCGCCGGAAATCCTGCTGTATCTGCGGCGCGGCGACTCGGCCTTGATGCACGCACGTCAGGTACTCAAGCTCACCGTTCCTGGTGAACTGATGGGGTACGCCTTGCTTTGCCTGCGTTATGGCAGCGCTATTCTGGACCATCCCCCGTTGCATGGTGCCTGGCCTGCGCTGGCCAGTGGCGAGCTCAGTTGGAACGCCCTGCTCCAGCGGCTCGGTCCGGATGATTATCGGCAGATGGACGCTCTGTGCCATCTCATGTCCCCTACCACAGGAGCAGCACAATGA
- a CDS encoding T6SS effector BTH_I2691 family protein, which produces MNGCNFCDKKGLLIYPVRYAVASPYGAAGVPGLSGNFKIEGAPQSAGGAKYSLRALRPGYLYTYDEKRGRLKAYVVMPTGHLWHYPLEYNAPHPAKIRFACIDPGELVRAYCVDIVHTASDPAGNFWIGWSNVQWTKALLKKVSDAGWRKKHMQCIDIPAMLAGSAAHTGEFNASADKVAHFVADEATMKKAYAFSNTPIESETRKLASAVRFKAIMAEHGPHHKGYIAALNDPVGMTNDLSELTIPDLQAGFDEKLHQGKMIADLLALTEHHVRQEARQEVAFRDAVAEAATHHPDGDVYNGLKTLGAMFKLGGIDRHEKKLREQRKKYGEDLAGRQQAAADDAWHELTHDNDKPILDEARLKAFPATYDAALKEFEPRLMQLVMAHLGWLKSEQLANWMEGVHDDADIRSGYAYSESMAQCIGKATCSKPCVDQLMRWISSDNLKDTRNLYGRALLLNQADIIAATEIQLKGSDIQIENILNIYKGAIERLHNAGHAEQLIDRLALTTGNVIAKAISESGSLLAKGLAHIHLQLMAGVAIKVSNMSSTDVARWAIAEAKEQGIKMETTRQKTRADARTEAGRAVKRAKVEKHVVYELDIARLEKEGRIAPGSIKGIGLPGFAMTQKWLGSGVPRDFRLGVVTMIVQMVALNFAMKDLAGNDHFNQVETRFKAAVAAVSLAATLVETIAVSVEKSIEHPLGAFIRDQWKIDSKRAGRIAKMAQRVGAIAGVLAGLYDIFYNARNADKEGDKVLARLYFISGLVGIALPAAIYLSIGAIFWPLFVISIGIGIAIASLNDSALKIWIARCEFSTGDKYRSFDEQLSSFERAVGA; this is translated from the coding sequence ATGAACGGATGCAATTTTTGCGACAAGAAAGGCTTGCTGATCTATCCAGTACGCTATGCCGTGGCCAGTCCGTATGGCGCGGCAGGAGTACCGGGGCTGTCCGGCAATTTCAAGATCGAGGGTGCACCGCAGTCCGCGGGTGGGGCGAAATACAGCTTGCGCGCGCTACGTCCCGGCTATCTCTATACCTATGACGAGAAGCGAGGACGGCTCAAAGCCTATGTGGTCATGCCGACCGGGCATCTCTGGCACTATCCGCTGGAGTACAACGCGCCGCATCCGGCGAAGATTCGCTTTGCCTGCATTGATCCCGGCGAGCTGGTGCGGGCCTATTGTGTCGATATTGTCCACACGGCGTCCGATCCGGCGGGCAATTTCTGGATAGGCTGGTCCAACGTACAGTGGACCAAGGCCTTGCTCAAGAAGGTCAGTGACGCGGGCTGGCGCAAGAAGCACATGCAGTGCATCGATATCCCGGCCATGTTGGCTGGCAGTGCGGCCCACACCGGGGAGTTCAACGCGAGTGCGGACAAGGTGGCACATTTCGTGGCGGACGAAGCCACCATGAAAAAAGCCTACGCCTTCAGCAACACGCCGATTGAATCCGAGACACGCAAGCTCGCCTCGGCCGTGCGCTTCAAGGCGATCATGGCGGAGCACGGGCCGCATCACAAGGGCTATATCGCCGCACTCAATGATCCGGTGGGAATGACCAACGACTTGAGCGAATTGACGATACCGGACCTGCAGGCCGGGTTCGATGAGAAACTGCATCAGGGCAAGATGATTGCTGACCTGCTCGCGCTGACCGAGCATCATGTACGCCAGGAGGCCCGCCAGGAAGTGGCCTTCAGAGATGCCGTTGCAGAAGCCGCCACGCACCATCCGGATGGCGATGTCTACAATGGCTTGAAGACCTTGGGCGCCATGTTCAAGCTGGGCGGGATAGACCGTCATGAGAAGAAGCTCCGCGAACAGCGCAAGAAATACGGCGAGGATCTGGCCGGACGCCAGCAGGCAGCGGCCGATGACGCCTGGCATGAATTGACCCATGACAATGACAAGCCGATTCTGGATGAGGCGAGGTTGAAGGCCTTTCCTGCTACCTACGACGCAGCACTCAAGGAGTTTGAACCGCGCTTGATGCAGCTGGTGATGGCGCACCTTGGCTGGCTCAAGAGCGAGCAGTTGGCGAACTGGATGGAAGGCGTTCACGACGATGCCGATATCCGCAGTGGCTATGCCTATAGCGAATCGATGGCGCAATGCATCGGCAAGGCCACCTGCTCCAAGCCTTGTGTTGACCAGCTCATGCGCTGGATCTCCAGCGACAATCTCAAGGACACGCGCAACCTGTATGGCCGCGCCTTGTTGCTCAACCAGGCCGATATCATCGCGGCCACCGAGATACAGCTCAAGGGCAGCGATATCCAGATTGAGAACATACTCAACATCTACAAGGGCGCAATTGAGCGATTGCACAACGCGGGCCACGCGGAACAATTGATTGATCGTCTGGCGCTGACGACGGGCAACGTCATTGCAAAGGCCATCAGCGAGAGTGGCAGCTTGCTGGCAAAGGGGCTGGCGCATATTCATCTTCAATTGATGGCAGGCGTTGCCATCAAGGTCAGCAACATGAGCAGTACTGACGTAGCCAGATGGGCGATCGCAGAAGCGAAAGAGCAAGGCATCAAAATGGAGACCACCCGACAGAAGACCAGGGCCGATGCACGCACCGAGGCTGGCAGGGCTGTCAAGCGAGCCAAAGTGGAGAAGCATGTCGTCTACGAACTGGATATCGCCAGGCTCGAGAAGGAGGGACGGATTGCGCCGGGGAGCATCAAGGGGATTGGACTTCCGGGCTTTGCCATGACGCAGAAATGGCTGGGGTCCGGGGTACCGCGAGATTTCAGGCTTGGGGTGGTGACCATGATTGTGCAGATGGTGGCGCTTAATTTTGCGATGAAGGACTTGGCGGGAAATGATCATTTCAATCAAGTGGAGACCCGGTTCAAGGCCGCGGTGGCCGCCGTCAGCTTGGCCGCGACCCTGGTAGAGACAATAGCTGTCAGTGTAGAGAAGTCCATAGAACATCCACTCGGAGCATTTATCCGTGATCAATGGAAGATTGATAGCAAAAGAGCAGGCAGGATTGCAAAAATGGCGCAGAGAGTGGGCGCAATAGCAGGTGTGCTTGCGGGGCTTTACGATATTTTCTATAACGCTCGCAACGCGGATAAAGAAGGAGACAAGGTGCTTGCTCGGCTCTATTTTATTAGCGGCCTTGTGGGAATAGCACTTCCAGCTGCCATCTACCTCTCGATAGGCGCCATCTTTTGGCCGCTCTTCGTTATATCCATCGGGATTGGAATCGCGATCGCATCATTAAATGACAGTGCGCTAAAAATCTGGATTGCGCGCTGTGAATTCAGCACTGGGGACAAATACAGGTCATTCGATGAACAATTAAGTTCCTTTGAAAGAGCGGTTGGAGCTTAA
- a CDS encoding DUF6708 domain-containing protein, producing MDERVFKYKAGDPIPDWDWQHRLPIDKPVSGECKDTATVFRINSTFMDITDQPYMDRQWVGGGVIFCCLGIIGAIYHGYSVIKNPNNHLDTYLITTLLLVLVGISAFGYLAFKYGRDEFFALRRRPIRFNRREKKIYAIRRRRFFATTGQGDITWEMEWNEKSIFCIHRGYAEGRPVYHIRHYEVDNENKVIRSVAIGRKWEENENLQGLLSQWNYWCWYMNYGPGELPKPPLFFSENESMRESFLFCLYGFGMQASIAYRISMMPFILIMTGYRLFALWTCRNPVWPQEVEDVSVIDPNDPYDEPQMHTPIGWGETVLAKQRGDYPEDPKMEIMDWRGERDPAVNALLWAQDIPPTY from the coding sequence ATGGATGAACGCGTATTTAAATATAAAGCTGGCGATCCAATTCCGGACTGGGATTGGCAACATCGGCTACCGATCGACAAGCCGGTTAGCGGCGAGTGCAAAGACACCGCGACGGTCTTCAGAATCAATTCCACCTTTATGGACATCACTGATCAGCCCTATATGGACCGTCAATGGGTGGGGGGAGGAGTAATTTTCTGTTGCCTGGGAATCATTGGAGCGATTTACCACGGCTATAGCGTCATAAAAAATCCTAATAATCACCTTGACACTTATTTGATTACGACGCTCCTTTTGGTACTAGTTGGCATCTCTGCATTCGGATATCTGGCATTTAAATATGGACGTGATGAGTTCTTCGCGCTGAGGCGACGCCCTATCCGCTTCAATCGTAGAGAAAAAAAAATCTATGCTATTCGGCGTCGCAGATTCTTTGCAACTACAGGTCAGGGCGACATCACATGGGAGATGGAATGGAACGAAAAATCCATCTTCTGCATTCACCGGGGATATGCAGAAGGCAGGCCGGTCTATCACATCCGTCATTACGAAGTGGACAACGAAAATAAAGTTATTCGCAGTGTCGCAATTGGCCGCAAATGGGAAGAGAACGAGAACCTTCAAGGACTGCTATCTCAATGGAATTACTGGTGCTGGTACATGAACTACGGACCTGGGGAATTACCCAAGCCACCATTGTTTTTCAGTGAAAACGAAAGCATGAGGGAGAGCTTCCTCTTTTGCCTGTATGGCTTCGGGATGCAGGCAAGCATTGCCTACCGCATTTCGATGATGCCATTCATCCTGATCATGACAGGGTATCGACTTTTTGCGCTATGGACATGCCGCAATCCTGTATGGCCGCAGGAAGTCGAGGATGTCAGCGTCATTGATCCAAATGATCCCTATGACGAGCCGCAAATGCATACTCCAATCGGTTGGGGAGAGACCGTCCTTGCCAAGCAAAGAGGTGACTATCCAGAGGATCCGAAGATGGAAATCATGGATTGGCGGGGAGAACGAGATCCGGCAGTGAATGCGCTGCTGTGGGCTCAAGACATTCCGCCAACGTATTAG